In Azospirillaceae bacterium, a genomic segment contains:
- a CDS encoding homoserine O-acetyltransferase — protein sequence MIVPPAPANSPDAPALVLPGQRIVLGADRPMDLDGGGQLGPFTLAYQTYGTLNADKSNAVLVCHALTGDHYVADTHPITGKPGWWEALVGPGKAVDTDRFFVICSNVIGGCMGSTGPHDTNPATGQPYAVDFPVITIGDMVRAQRLLIDAMGIAQLFCVIGGSMGGMQVLQWAVAYPERVFAAVPIATAARHSAQNIAFHEVGRQAIMADPEWRGGAYLLEGTSPARGLAVARMAAHITYLSEAALHRKFGRNLQSRQAITFGFDADFQVESYLRHQGASFVDRFDANSYLYITRAMDYFDLAAEHGGQLAQAFRVGAKGTPVRFCLASFSSDWLFPTSESRAVVHALNAVAANVSFVEIETDKGHDAFLLDEPEFHQVMRGFISGCADHRGLKRRV from the coding sequence ATGATCGTACCGCCCGCGCCCGCCAACAGCCCCGATGCCCCCGCCCTGGTCCTGCCCGGCCAGCGCATCGTGCTGGGTGCCGACCGGCCCATGGATCTGGACGGCGGCGGGCAGCTGGGCCCCTTCACCCTGGCCTATCAGACCTACGGCACCCTGAACGCCGACAAGTCCAATGCCGTGCTGGTGTGCCACGCCCTGACCGGTGACCACTATGTCGCGGACACCCACCCCATCACCGGCAAGCCCGGCTGGTGGGAGGCGCTGGTCGGCCCGGGCAAGGCGGTGGACACCGACCGCTTCTTCGTCATCTGCAGCAACGTCATCGGCGGCTGCATGGGGTCCACCGGGCCGCACGACACCAACCCCGCCACGGGCCAGCCCTATGCCGTGGATTTCCCCGTCATCACCATCGGCGACATGGTGCGGGCGCAGAGGCTGCTGATCGACGCCATGGGCATAGCCCAGCTGTTCTGCGTCATCGGCGGATCCATGGGCGGCATGCAGGTGCTGCAATGGGCGGTGGCCTATCCGGAGCGGGTGTTCGCCGCCGTGCCCATCGCCACCGCCGCCCGCCATTCGGCGCAGAACATCGCCTTCCATGAGGTCGGGCGCCAGGCCATCATGGCCGATCCGGAATGGCGCGGCGGCGCCTATCTGCTGGAAGGCACCAGCCCGGCGCGCGGCCTGGCCGTGGCGCGCATGGCCGCCCACATCACCTACCTGTCCGAGGCGGCGCTGCACCGCAAGTTCGGCCGCAACCTGCAAAGCCGCCAGGCCATCACCTTCGGCTTCGACGCCGATTTCCAGGTGGAAAGCTATCTGCGCCACCAGGGCGCCAGCTTCGTCGACCGCTTCGACGCCAACAGCTACCTCTACATCACACGCGCCATGGACTATTTCGACCTGGCGGCGGAGCACGGCGGCCAGCTGGCCCAGGCCTTCCGCGTGGGCGCCAAGGGCACGCCGGTGCGCTTCTGCCTGGCCAGCTTCTCCAGCGACTGGCTGTTCCCCACGTCGGAGTCGCGGGCGGTGGTGCACGCGCTGAACGCCGTGGCCGCCAACGTCAGCTTCGTGGAGATCGAAACCGACAAGGGCCACGACGCCTTCCTGCTGGATGAGCCGGAGTTCCACCAGGTGATGCGGGGCTTCATCAGCGGCTGCGCCGACCATCGCGGCCTGAAGCGGCGGGTGTGA
- the rplU gene encoding 50S ribosomal protein L21, with amino-acid sequence MFAVIRTGGKQYKVAAGDVIKVEKLAGDAGASLKLDEVLLVSDAGSTTVGTPLVAGAAVTATVVAQAHAPHIIVFKKKRRQNYRRKNGHRQDLTILRITDIQAGA; translated from the coding sequence ATGTTCGCAGTCATCCGCACCGGCGGTAAGCAGTACAAGGTCGCGGCCGGCGACGTCATTAAGGTCGAGAAGCTGGCGGGTGACGCCGGCGCCTCCCTGAAGCTGGACGAGGTCCTGCTGGTCAGCGATGCCGGCAGCACCACCGTCGGCACCCCGCTGGTGGCTGGCGCCGCCGTGACGGCGACCGTTGTGGCCCAGGCGCACGCCCCCCACATCATCGTCTTCAAGAAGAAGCGCCGTCAGAACTACCGCCGCAAGAACGGCCATCGTCAGGACCTGACGATCCTGCGCATCACCGACATCCAGGCCGGCGCCTAA
- a CDS encoding TRIC cation channel family protein, producing MGKKTDRILAVADMAGTVLFAMEGAMAALRGGLDLFGVLVLSFATALGGGVLRDVLIGATPPAAVQNWRLPAAAFAAGAATFIGHAAIGHIPLGVMTALDAAGLSLFAVAGTEKALERGIPPFSAVLMGTITGVGGGTLRDILLAQVPAILRVDVYATAALFGSAVMVTLIRLGVAPKYAALAGGGACFALRMVAVWRHWGLPTAAGLGS from the coding sequence ATGGGCAAGAAAACGGATCGCATCCTGGCGGTGGCCGACATGGCCGGCACCGTGCTGTTCGCGATGGAAGGGGCGATGGCCGCCTTGCGCGGCGGGCTGGACCTGTTCGGCGTGCTGGTGCTGTCGTTCGCCACGGCTCTGGGCGGTGGGGTTTTGCGCGACGTGCTGATCGGCGCCACCCCGCCGGCGGCAGTGCAGAACTGGCGCCTGCCGGCGGCAGCCTTCGCGGCCGGGGCCGCCACCTTCATCGGCCATGCCGCCATCGGCCACATCCCGCTGGGGGTCATGACCGCCCTGGATGCGGCCGGCCTGTCGCTGTTCGCCGTGGCCGGGACGGAAAAGGCGTTGGAACGCGGCATCCCGCCGTTCAGCGCCGTGCTGATGGGCACCATCACCGGGGTGGGCGGCGGCACCCTGCGCGATATCCTGCTGGCCCAGGTGCCGGCCATCCTGCGGGTGGACGTCTACGCCACCGCCGCCCTGTTCGGCTCCGCCGTCATGGTGACGCTGATCCGCCTGGGGGTGGCACCCAAATACGCCGCCTTGGCCGGCGGCGGCGCCTGCTTCGCGTTGCGCATGGTGGCCGTCTGGCGGCACTGGGGTCTGCCCACGGCGGCGGGTCTGGGGTCCTAG
- a CDS encoding HAD family hydrolase has product MSRPLPPRVIALDGDDTLWHNEAMFSTSYGEFRDLLLRHSDLDPATIDDRLLLVERRNLAAYGYGIKGFTLSMIETALELTGGRIPGDAIQTLMGRGRAMLAHPVDLIDGAAEVIETLRERDHEIWLITKGDLFDQESKIARSGLADLFHRIEIVSEKDDATYRRLLDRHGVDAADFAMAGNSLKSDVLPVAALGGRGFHVPYHTTWAHEMVSGPIAHPYIELSSLRELPGALGSR; this is encoded by the coding sequence ATGTCCAGACCTCTGCCGCCACGCGTCATCGCCCTGGATGGCGACGACACCCTTTGGCACAACGAGGCCATGTTCTCGACCTCGTACGGCGAGTTCCGCGACCTGCTGCTGCGCCACAGCGATCTGGATCCCGCCACCATCGATGACCGCCTGCTGTTGGTGGAACGGCGCAACCTGGCGGCCTACGGCTACGGCATCAAGGGCTTCACCCTGTCGATGATCGAGACGGCGCTGGAACTGACCGGCGGCCGCATCCCCGGCGACGCCATCCAGACGCTGATGGGCCGCGGCCGCGCCATGCTGGCCCACCCGGTGGACCTGATCGACGGTGCGGCGGAGGTTATCGAGACCCTGCGCGAGCGTGACCACGAGATCTGGCTGATCACCAAGGGCGACCTGTTCGACCAGGAAAGCAAGATCGCCCGCTCCGGCCTGGCCGATCTGTTCCACCGCATCGAGATCGTGTCGGAAAAGGACGACGCCACCTACCGCCGCCTGCTGGACCGCCACGGCGTGGATGCCGCCGATTTCGCCATGGCCGGCAATTCGCTGAAATCCGACGTGCTGCCGGTGGCGGCCCTGGGCGGCCGGGGTTTCCATGTGCCCTATCACACCACCTGGGCCCACGAGATGGTGTCCGGCCCCATCGCCCACCCCTATATCGAGCTTTCATCCTTACGTGAATTGCCGGGTGCGTTAGGGTCCAGGTAA
- the metW gene encoding methionine biosynthesis protein MetW, with protein sequence MDATIIPPRTDIRGDLRRIADMVGAGARVLDVGCGDGALLDLLTREKGVDGRGMELGMDGVRACVSRGLSVIQGDADIDLKDYPSDAFDFVILSQTLQATRDPRGVLLEMLRIGRRVIVSFPNFGYWRVRLALLLTGRMPVTDRLGFQWWETPNIHFCTIADFTALCADLGIMVERSAILDHTGHQLTSDATTWRANWSGEQGVFLLRRD encoded by the coding sequence ATGGACGCGACCATCATCCCGCCCCGCACCGACATCCGTGGCGATCTGCGCCGCATCGCCGACATGGTCGGCGCCGGCGCCCGCGTGCTGGACGTCGGCTGCGGCGACGGCGCCCTGCTGGACCTGCTGACCCGGGAGAAGGGCGTGGACGGCCGGGGCATGGAACTGGGCATGGACGGCGTGCGCGCCTGCGTGTCGCGCGGCCTGTCCGTCATCCAGGGTGACGCCGACATCGACCTGAAGGATTATCCCAGCGACGCCTTCGACTTCGTCATCCTGTCGCAGACCCTGCAGGCCACCCGCGACCCTCGCGGCGTGCTGCTGGAGATGCTGCGCATCGGCCGGCGGGTCATCGTCTCCTTCCCCAATTTCGGCTATTGGCGGGTGCGACTGGCCCTGCTGCTGACGGGCCGCATGCCGGTGACCGACCGGCTGGGCTTCCAGTGGTGGGAAACGCCCAACATCCACTTCTGCACCATCGCCGACTTCACGGCCCTGTGCGCCGATCTGGGCATCATGGTGGAGCGCAGCGCCATCCTGGACCATACCGGCCACCAGTTGACCAGCGACGCCACCACCTGGCGCGCCAACTGGTCGGGCGAGCAAGGCGTGTTCCTGCTGCGCCGGGATTAG
- a CDS encoding DUF6491 family protein: protein MSRPLALAAFLATALLAGCAAQPDQAAGPDGTAVASAQPTKEDRGPLCISMRDIKDTKVINDRTILVTLRERGKFLRVDLTDRCVGLGFYGFAHVSYNDEFCRTDPLTLVGMPVSPTCLIDRMMPIDKEAADALIAAQKADKHKGSDADKGTGTPN, encoded by the coding sequence ATGTCCCGCCCCCTCGCCCTTGCCGCATTCCTCGCCACCGCCCTCCTGGCGGGATGCGCCGCCCAGCCGGATCAGGCGGCAGGCCCCGATGGCACGGCCGTGGCGTCCGCCCAGCCCACCAAGGAAGACCGGGGGCCGCTGTGCATCTCCATGCGGGACATCAAGGACACCAAGGTCATCAATGACCGCACCATCCTGGTGACGCTGCGGGAACGCGGCAAGTTCCTGCGCGTCGATCTGACCGACCGCTGCGTGGGCCTGGGTTTCTACGGATTCGCCCACGTCTCTTATAATGATGAGTTCTGCCGCACCGACCCGCTGACCTTGGTGGGCATGCCGGTGTCGCCCACCTGCCTGATCGACCGCATGATGCCCATCGACAAGGAGGCGGCCGACGCCCTGATCGCCGCGCAGAAGGCGGACAAGCACAAGGGCTCGGATGCTGACAAGGGCACCGGTACGCCAAACTAA
- the rpmA gene encoding 50S ribosomal protein L27: MAHKKAGGSSRNGRDSAGRRLGVKAFGGEAVVSGNIIVRQRGTKFHPGANVGLGKDHTIFATAEGSVKFHTGRQGRTYVSVELAQAPVALAAE, translated from the coding sequence ATGGCACATAAAAAGGCAGGCGGTAGCTCCCGCAACGGTCGTGACAGCGCCGGTCGTCGTCTGGGCGTGAAGGCCTTCGGCGGTGAAGCCGTCGTTTCCGGCAACATCATCGTCCGCCAGCGCGGCACGAAGTTCCACCCCGGCGCCAACGTCGGCCTGGGCAAGGACCACACCATCTTCGCGACCGCCGAAGGTTCGGTGAAGTTCCACACCGGCCGTCAGGGCCGCACCTACGTGTCCGTTGAACTGGCCCAGGCGCCGGTGGCCCTCGCCGCCGAGTAA
- a CDS encoding methyltransferase domain-containing protein, translating into MYNDVVDLREFYESSLGQVVRRLVRRRLRELWPDVRGQRVLGIGYATPFLRPFLPEAERVMAVMPAAQGVVFWPPEGPGLVTLGEESELPFSNMSVDRVLLVHGLEFTEHLKPMMQEIWRVLAGGGRLIAVVPNRRGIWARTDRTPFGHGSPFSTGQLRRVLRANLFVPERETSALFMPPMRSRFLMASAGAVENLGAQWFRAFAGVQIVEASKQIYATTSTRVVEARRRMAPSVAQPAFSGLAAERRMLPRLVAPGGGAGDPEAQP; encoded by the coding sequence ATGTACAATGACGTCGTCGACCTGCGCGAATTCTACGAAAGCAGCCTGGGCCAGGTGGTCCGCCGCTTGGTGCGCCGCCGCCTGCGTGAGCTGTGGCCCGACGTGCGCGGCCAGCGCGTTCTGGGAATCGGCTACGCGACACCCTTCCTGCGTCCCTTCCTGCCGGAGGCGGAACGGGTGATGGCGGTCATGCCCGCCGCCCAGGGGGTGGTGTTCTGGCCGCCCGAGGGACCGGGGCTGGTGACCCTGGGCGAAGAATCGGAACTGCCTTTTTCCAACATGTCGGTTGATCGCGTGCTGCTGGTCCATGGGCTGGAGTTCACCGAGCACCTGAAACCCATGATGCAGGAGATCTGGCGCGTGCTGGCCGGCGGCGGCCGCCTGATCGCCGTGGTGCCCAACCGCCGGGGCATCTGGGCCCGCACCGACCGCACGCCGTTCGGCCATGGCTCCCCCTTTTCCACCGGGCAATTGCGCCGCGTGCTGCGTGCCAACCTGTTCGTGCCGGAACGGGAGACGTCGGCGCTGTTCATGCCGCCCATGCGGTCGCGCTTCCTCATGGCCTCGGCCGGCGCCGTGGAAAACCTGGGCGCCCAATGGTTTCGCGCCTTCGCCGGCGTGCAGATCGTCGAAGCCAGCAAGCAGATCTACGCCACCACCTCCACCCGGGTGGTGGAGGCGCGGCGGCGCATGGCCCCGTCGGTGGCCCAGCCCGCCTTTTCCGGCCTGGCGGCGGAGCGGCGCATGTTGCCCCGGCTGGTGGCGCCGGGCGGTGGGGCCGGCGATCCCGAGGCCCAGCCCTGA
- a CDS encoding MFS transporter, which yields MDRSWLKIVWFYFVGVIAAAQLGKMSALIPLIARDLTLSLTVAALVISLLEIGGAGFGRIAGGIIQRVGRRPALLAGTALLAVGGVGESLARGPGDLIAWRVLESAGYLATVIAAPMLILEVASPRQRGVALALWSSFVPVGLALGAIASGWAAAAWSWRVALLGGGVTAAGALALSWPMTASVGARVRDTAAGKAGATRRAWALAVGFGCYTTFEVGLLGMLPTFLVDRAGANADTAGLVTGIASFATVAGSVVAGWWNHRNHGRDLARSTSFALMALSIVLPAALLFLVFTPGPDLATAAGVVIGLNALSGVYPGLAFAMLPAVAGSDRGLPAANGLLTQFGASGSLIGPPLFAACAGHWGWPSAAACGLTASLLCLALMRAAGVSSPPTAAATSDRAA from the coding sequence ATGGACAGAAGCTGGCTCAAGATCGTCTGGTTCTATTTCGTCGGCGTCATCGCCGCCGCCCAGTTGGGCAAGATGTCGGCGCTGATCCCCCTGATCGCGCGCGACCTGACGCTCAGCCTGACCGTGGCGGCCCTGGTGATCTCCCTGCTGGAGATCGGCGGGGCCGGGTTCGGCCGCATCGCCGGCGGCATCATCCAGCGGGTCGGCCGGCGCCCGGCGCTGCTGGCCGGCACCGCCCTGCTGGCCGTGGGCGGGGTGGGCGAAAGCCTGGCGCGGGGCCCCGGCGACCTGATCGCCTGGCGCGTGCTGGAAAGTGCGGGCTACCTCGCCACCGTCATCGCCGCCCCCATGCTGATCCTGGAGGTGGCAAGTCCGCGCCAGCGCGGCGTGGCACTGGCGTTGTGGAGCAGTTTCGTGCCCGTGGGCCTGGCCCTGGGCGCCATCGCGTCCGGCTGGGCGGCGGCGGCCTGGTCCTGGCGCGTGGCCCTGTTGGGGGGCGGGGTGACGGCGGCGGGCGCGCTGGCGCTGTCCTGGCCCATGACCGCCAGCGTGGGGGCACGCGTGCGCGACACGGCCGCCGGCAAGGCCGGCGCCACGCGGCGGGCCTGGGCGCTGGCGGTGGGCTTCGGCTGCTACACCACGTTCGAGGTCGGGCTGCTGGGCATGCTACCCACCTTCCTGGTGGACCGGGCCGGCGCCAATGCGGACACCGCCGGCCTGGTCACCGGCATCGCCTCATTCGCCACCGTGGCGGGCAGCGTGGTGGCGGGATGGTGGAATCACCGCAACCACGGGCGGGACCTGGCGCGCAGCACCTCATTCGCCCTGATGGCGCTCAGCATCGTGCTGCCGGCCGCCCTGCTGTTCCTGGTGTTCACGCCCGGCCCGGACCTGGCCACCGCCGCCGGCGTGGTCATCGGCCTGAACGCCCTGTCCGGTGTCTATCCCGGCCTGGCCTTCGCCATGCTGCCAGCGGTGGCCGGCAGCGACCGGGGCCTGCCGGCGGCCAACGGCCTGCTAACCCAGTTCGGCGCCAGCGGATCCCTGATCGGCCCGCCGCTGTTCGCGGCCTGCGCCGGTCATTGGGGCTGGCCCAGCGCCGCCGCCTGCGGCCTGACCGCATCGCTGCTGTGCCTGGCCTTGATGCGTGCGGCGGGGGTATCGTCACCCCCTACAGCGGCGGCCACCAGCGACCGGGCCGCCTGA
- the obgE gene encoding GTPase ObgE, translated as MKFLDQCKIYLKSGDGGPGCVGFRREKFIEFGGPDGGNGGRGGDIVIEAVDGLNTLIDYRYKQHFKAQRGGHGMGRDRSGAAGEQMVLKVPVGTQVLDDDQETVLADMMEVGQRVVLLKGGDGGFGNAHFKTSTNRAPTKSGPGWPGEERWVWLRLKLIADVGLVGLPNAGKSTFLAAVSRARPKIADYPFTTLVPNLGVVRAGEEEFVVADIPGLIEGAHEGHGLGDRFLGHVERTRVLLHLVDGTQEDVQKAYRTIRRELRAYGGGLADKPEIVALNKVDALTEEELAEKKLKLRRSAKKPVMVLSGATGEHVPDVLFALLEQIKAARLGDGEEARTKAYKARYNPLDDISQADKGTR; from the coding sequence ATGAAGTTCCTGGACCAGTGCAAGATCTACCTCAAGAGCGGTGACGGCGGCCCCGGCTGCGTCGGTTTCCGGCGTGAGAAGTTCATTGAGTTCGGCGGACCGGATGGCGGCAACGGCGGGCGTGGCGGCGACATCGTGATCGAGGCCGTGGACGGCCTGAACACGCTGATCGACTATCGCTACAAGCAGCACTTCAAGGCCCAGCGCGGCGGCCACGGCATGGGCCGCGACCGGTCCGGTGCCGCCGGTGAGCAGATGGTGCTGAAGGTCCCGGTCGGGACCCAGGTGCTGGATGACGACCAGGAAACCGTGCTGGCTGACATGATGGAGGTGGGCCAGCGCGTCGTCCTGCTGAAGGGCGGTGACGGCGGTTTCGGTAACGCCCACTTCAAGACCTCCACCAACCGTGCGCCGACCAAGTCCGGTCCCGGCTGGCCGGGGGAGGAGCGCTGGGTCTGGCTGCGCCTGAAGCTGATCGCCGACGTCGGCCTGGTGGGCCTGCCCAACGCCGGCAAGTCCACCTTCCTGGCCGCCGTGTCCCGCGCCCGGCCCAAGATCGCCGACTATCCCTTCACCACGCTGGTGCCCAACCTGGGCGTCGTGCGCGCGGGTGAGGAGGAGTTCGTGGTGGCCGACATTCCGGGCCTGATCGAGGGCGCGCACGAGGGCCACGGCCTGGGCGACCGCTTTCTGGGCCATGTGGAGCGCACCCGCGTGCTGCTGCACCTGGTGGACGGCACGCAGGAGGATGTGCAGAAGGCCTACCGCACCATCCGGCGTGAGCTGCGTGCCTATGGCGGCGGCCTGGCCGACAAGCCGGAGATCGTGGCCCTGAACAAGGTCGACGCCCTGACCGAGGAAGAGCTGGCGGAAAAGAAGCTGAAGCTGCGCCGGTCGGCCAAGAAGCCGGTGATGGTGCTGTCCGGTGCCACCGGCGAACATGTGCCCGACGTACTGTTCGCGCTTCTGGAGCAGATCAAGGCTGCGCGTCTTGGTGATGGCGAGGAAGCGCGCACCAAGGCATACAAGGCGCGGTACAATCCCCTGGATGACATTTCCCAGGCCGATAAAGGGACACGTTAG
- the lspA gene encoding signal peptidase II, translated as MTMWDRLRWLVPAALAWVVTDQATKAWLKRALTPGVDLVALNGAILVTPVYNHGAFLSLGAGMGEHARGLVFTVGVALVLLALLVWSLRARTLTRLELLGAGSFLGGGLGNLWDRLAQDGMVFDFLNLGIGPVRTGIFNVADVGLMVGVALFVLGSLTGCRPAAS; from the coding sequence ATGACCATGTGGGATCGATTGCGCTGGCTGGTGCCGGCGGCCCTGGCCTGGGTCGTGACCGACCAGGCGACCAAGGCCTGGCTGAAGCGGGCGCTGACCCCGGGCGTGGATCTGGTGGCGCTGAACGGCGCCATCCTGGTGACGCCCGTCTACAACCACGGCGCCTTCCTCAGCCTGGGGGCGGGCATGGGCGAGCATGCCCGTGGCCTGGTCTTCACCGTCGGCGTCGCCCTGGTGCTGCTGGCCCTGCTGGTGTGGAGCCTGCGGGCGCGGACGTTGACACGCCTGGAACTGCTGGGTGCCGGCAGTTTTCTGGGCGGCGGCCTGGGCAATCTGTGGGACCGCCTGGCGCAGGACGGCATGGTGTTCGATTTCCTGAACCTGGGCATCGGCCCGGTGCGCACCGGCATCTTCAACGTCGCCGACGTCGGCCTGATGGTGGGGGTGGCGCTGTTCGTCCTGGGCAGCCTGACGGGCTGCCGCCCGGCCGCCTCTTGA
- a CDS encoding beta-1,6-N-acetylglucosaminyltransferase produces MHAELQQLGRLLRTLYNEDDYFIIHIDRRAKSSTLIGVSHLVESLKNVSVISTRTCSWGGVSLVDATLDMMALGLRLHPVWSHAVILSATHLPVQTAEQIRRWAPAGKSILSWDRISGADCPKWLAGTYDRIEWEYVEIPGAGMRKADKLGPVEFSYFKGSQWCTIARPHVEFVVENMHSAIATRLRKSNMADEAFFQTMLLNSPHAASCAQGDSTAAKWVSGASRPAMLSLDELTEMSKTTKKPFIRKVAENLGDEQLAGIFFEALRKEKFHKRMEENCRSAETAGLYRLSS; encoded by the coding sequence GTGCATGCGGAGCTGCAGCAGCTGGGGCGGCTTTTGCGCACCCTATACAACGAAGACGATTATTTTATTATCCATATCGACCGACGCGCGAAATCATCAACGCTTATCGGCGTGTCGCATCTGGTTGAGTCCCTCAAGAACGTCTCCGTCATTTCGACACGCACATGCTCTTGGGGTGGCGTAAGCCTGGTTGACGCGACATTGGACATGATGGCGCTGGGGCTTCGGCTTCATCCGGTGTGGAGCCACGCCGTCATTCTGTCCGCCACCCATCTGCCGGTTCAAACCGCTGAACAGATCAGGCGTTGGGCACCAGCGGGCAAGAGCATCCTGTCCTGGGACAGGATAAGTGGAGCCGACTGTCCGAAATGGCTCGCCGGCACCTATGACCGGATCGAATGGGAATATGTGGAAATTCCCGGCGCCGGCATGAGAAAGGCGGACAAACTGGGGCCGGTTGAGTTCTCTTATTTCAAGGGCTCGCAATGGTGCACGATCGCCCGGCCCCATGTTGAATTCGTGGTCGAAAACATGCACTCGGCCATCGCGACCAGACTGCGAAAGTCCAACATGGCTGACGAGGCCTTCTTTCAGACCATGCTTCTGAATTCGCCGCACGCCGCCAGTTGCGCGCAAGGCGACAGCACGGCGGCGAAATGGGTGTCCGGCGCGTCCAGGCCCGCCATGCTCAGCCTTGACGAACTCACGGAAATGTCAAAGACGACCAAGAAACCGTTCATCCGGAAGGTTGCGGAAAACCTGGGGGATGAACAGCTGGCCGGCATCTTCTTCGAGGCGCTGAGGAAAGAGAAATTCCACAAGAGAATGGAAGAGAATTGCAGGTCCGCCGAGACGGCCGGCCTGTACCGGCTTTCATCCTAA
- the proB gene encoding glutamate 5-kinase, with translation MTDATARKDVSPTGAVALLDVPPVLGARRLIVKIGSALLVDGETHQIRRDWLDGVCDDVAALRRRGVDVVIVSSGAVAVGREHLGLVGRPLKLEEKQAAAATGQIRLAHAYQETLARHDITVAQVLLTLDDTEDRRRHLNGRATIETLLKLGAVPVINENDTVATAEIRFGDNDRLAARVAQMISADTLILMSDIDGLYTADPRKDPDARHLPVVTEVTAEIEDMAGEPPAGYSSGGMVTKIAAARIALAAGCRMAIVSGKRDNPLAALERPVAEGGALCTWFLPAAEPQTARKRWIAGSLKPAGTLVVDDGAAQALARGGSLLPAGVREVDGTFERGDLVAVRTLAGRVIARGLVAYSSDDARRIQGRRSAEIEASLGWRGRDEMIHRDDLALG, from the coding sequence ATGACCGACGCCACCGCCCGCAAGGATGTTTCCCCAACCGGTGCGGTGGCGTTGTTAGATGTCCCGCCGGTGTTGGGTGCCCGGCGCCTGATCGTCAAGATCGGCTCCGCCCTGCTGGTGGATGGCGAGACCCACCAGATCCGCCGCGATTGGCTGGACGGCGTGTGCGACGACGTGGCGGCCCTGCGCCGCCGGGGCGTGGACGTGGTCATCGTCTCCTCCGGCGCGGTCGCCGTGGGGCGCGAACATCTGGGCCTGGTGGGCCGCCCGCTGAAGCTTGAGGAAAAGCAGGCCGCCGCCGCCACGGGGCAGATCCGCCTGGCCCACGCCTACCAGGAAACCCTGGCCCGCCACGACATCACCGTGGCCCAGGTGCTGCTGACCCTGGACGATACCGAGGACCGCCGTCGGCACCTGAACGGCCGCGCCACCATTGAAACCCTGCTGAAGCTGGGGGCGGTGCCCGTGATCAATGAGAATGACACGGTGGCCACGGCCGAGATCCGCTTCGGCGACAACGACCGCCTGGCCGCCCGCGTGGCGCAGATGATCAGCGCCGACACCCTGATCCTCATGTCCGACATCGATGGCCTGTACACCGCCGACCCGCGCAAGGACCCGGACGCCCGCCATCTGCCGGTGGTGACCGAGGTGACGGCGGAGATCGAGGACATGGCGGGGGAACCGCCCGCCGGTTACAGCAGCGGCGGCATGGTGACCAAGATCGCCGCCGCCCGCATCGCGCTGGCCGCCGGCTGCCGCATGGCCATCGTCTCCGGCAAGCGCGACAACCCGCTGGCGGCACTGGAGCGGCCGGTGGCGGAGGGAGGGGCGCTGTGCACCTGGTTCCTGCCGGCCGCCGAACCCCAGACGGCGCGCAAGCGCTGGATCGCCGGTTCCCTGAAGCCGGCCGGCACCCTGGTGGTGGATGATGGTGCCGCCCAGGCGCTGGCCCGCGGTGGCAGCCTGCTGCCCGCCGGCGTGCGTGAGGTGGACGGGACGTTCGAGCGGGGTGACCTGGTGGCGGTGCGCACCCTGGCCGGCCGCGTCATCGCCCGCGGCCTGGTGGCCTATTCCTCAGATGACGCCCGCCGCATCCAGGGCCGCCGCAGTGCGGAGATCGAGGCCAGCCTGGGCTGGCGCGGCCGGGACGAGATGATCCACCGGGATGACCTGGCGTTAGGATGA